One stretch of Ictalurus punctatus breed USDA103 chromosome 5, Coco_2.0, whole genome shotgun sequence DNA includes these proteins:
- the LOC108265125 gene encoding LOW QUALITY PROTEIN: polyadenylate-binding protein 1A (The sequence of the model RefSeq protein was modified relative to this genomic sequence to represent the inferred CDS: inserted 1 base in 1 codon), producing the protein MNRKMMATLYVVDLHPDVMEPMLAKKFSSAGHIHSIWLCRNWKTRSSLVYACINFQQWANAERALEMFHLELLMGWPMRXMWSQRVSSLRNSSNRNLFIKNLDKSIDTLTLFYTFSFFVKALSCKIRALNCDEKGLKGYGYIHFESAEAADLAMKRLNGKLLNGCKVLRTWLFLTPPARRSSTTQICSGLHRPSSHNMSRIYLMWFNLHRCISRPVVLSQQKCHV; encoded by the exons ATGAACCGTAAAATGATGGCCACACTGTATGTGGTTGATCTGCACCCCGATGTGATGGAGCCTATGCTTGCAAAGAAATTCAGCTCTGCAGGCCACATTCACTCTATCTGGCTCTGCAGGAACTGGAAGACCCGCTCCTCACTCGTCTACGCTTGCATCAACTTTCAGCAGTGGGCCAACG CTGAGCGAGCATTGGAAATGTTTCATCTTGAGCTCCTTATGGGATGGCCCATGC TAATGTGGTCTCAGAGGGTTTCATCTCTGAGGAACTCCAGCAATAGAAACCTGTTCATTAAGAACTTGGACAAGTCGATTGACACCCTGACCCTTTTTTACACCTTCTCATTCTTTGTGAAAGCCCTGTCTTGCAAGATTCGGGCTTTGAACT GTGATGAGAAGGGGTTGAAAGGGTATGGCTACATCCATTTTGAGTCTGCTGAGGCAGCGGACTTGGCGATGAAGAGACTAAACGGCAAACTGTTGAACGGCTGTAAAGT GCTCAGAACCTGGCTGTTTCTTACACCCCCAGCCAGAAGGTCGAGCACCACCCAGATCTGCTCTGGACTGCACAGACCATCCAGCCACAAC ATGTCCAGAATATATCTGATGTGGTTCAACCTGCACCGGTGCATCAGCAGACCGGTGGTACTATCACAACAGAAGTGCCATGTTTAA